A portion of the Bacillus thuringiensis genome contains these proteins:
- a CDS encoding NADH-quinone oxidoreductase subunit M, with amino-acid sequence MNDLLLTFFIFSPLLGILLLVLTPKKELRTVRALGLFGTALPFGIAIVLACTYASGKSLSLFDEKVKWIKFGDFTAVDKRWFSIYYELGIDGLSLVMMVLTALLAMLAAIAAFSIKRNLKAFYMLLLMLEIGMLGVFAAQNLMLFFIFFEITLPPMFLLIGKWGKLSSEKAAYSYLIYNGIGSAILLIVFSILFAKTGTTNIVELKEILRSVSAEGELVIPSSLQLGVFISIMIAFAIKLPVFPLHRWMVNVHIEAHPAVVMLHAGVLLKIGAYGIIRFGKGLFPEYFHDVATLIAILGVINLLYGAFLALIQTDFRKVLAYSSISHMGIVLMGLAALNAPGTQGALFQVVSHGLIAALLFFLLGVIEQRFGTSDITALGGLAKSVPVLSGFFLAGGMASLGLPGMSGFVSEFLALLGLFQGEPVIAAIGVIGIILTAVYVLRATLQVTFGKKEWEAKSDIHGWEYVPVLLLIFCIIAIGVMPEILGDPLQNTLKTLGVK; translated from the coding sequence ATGAATGATTTGTTGTTAACGTTCTTCATTTTTTCCCCGCTTTTAGGAATTTTATTGCTTGTACTAACACCGAAAAAGGAATTGCGTACAGTGCGGGCGCTTGGCTTATTTGGGACGGCACTTCCATTTGGAATCGCTATCGTCCTCGCTTGTACATATGCTTCTGGAAAGAGTTTGTCACTATTTGATGAAAAGGTGAAATGGATTAAGTTCGGAGATTTTACAGCGGTGGATAAAAGGTGGTTTTCTATTTATTACGAGCTCGGTATTGATGGTTTGTCGCTTGTTATGATGGTGCTGACGGCTCTTCTAGCGATGCTCGCAGCAATTGCAGCCTTTTCTATTAAAAGAAATTTAAAAGCATTTTATATGCTGTTACTCATGTTAGAAATAGGGATGCTCGGCGTCTTTGCTGCTCAAAATCTAATGTTGTTTTTTATCTTCTTTGAAATTACGTTGCCACCAATGTTCTTATTGATTGGGAAGTGGGGAAAATTGTCGAGCGAAAAGGCTGCGTATAGTTATTTAATATATAACGGTATTGGCTCAGCTATTTTGCTCATTGTTTTCTCAATTTTGTTCGCGAAAACAGGTACAACAAATATTGTGGAGCTGAAAGAGATATTAAGAAGCGTAAGTGCAGAAGGAGAACTCGTCATCCCAAGTAGCTTGCAACTTGGTGTATTTATTTCCATAATGATTGCCTTTGCAATTAAACTACCTGTTTTTCCGTTGCACCGCTGGATGGTCAATGTACACATAGAAGCGCATCCAGCTGTAGTTATGCTTCATGCGGGTGTTTTGCTAAAGATTGGAGCGTACGGTATTATTCGCTTCGGAAAAGGGCTATTCCCAGAATATTTTCACGATGTTGCAACGTTAATTGCGATATTAGGTGTAATTAATTTATTATATGGTGCCTTTTTAGCACTCATCCAAACGGACTTTAGGAAAGTACTGGCTTACTCTAGTATTTCGCATATGGGAATTGTTTTAATGGGGCTCGCGGCACTTAATGCACCGGGTACACAAGGGGCGTTATTCCAGGTTGTATCGCACGGTTTAATTGCAGCCTTGCTGTTTTTCTTACTCGGTGTTATAGAACAACGTTTCGGAACATCAGACATTACAGCGCTTGGTGGACTCGCAAAAAGTGTCCCAGTACTTAGCGGCTTCTTCTTAGCAGGAGGAATGGCATCGCTTGGATTACCAGGGATGTCTGGGTTTGTTAGCGAATTTCTTGCCTTACTCGGTTTATTTCAAGGGGAGCCCGTCATTGCTGCCATCGGTGTGATTGGCATCATTTTAACCGCTGTATACGTATTAAGAGCGACACTTCAAGTGACATTTGGAAAGAAAGAGTGGGAAGCAAAATCTGATATACATGGATGGGAGTATGTCCCTGTCTTACTACTTATCTTTTGTATTATTGCAATTGGAGTTATGCCAGAGATACTAGGGGATCCGCTTCAAAATACATTGAAAACATTGGGGGTGAAGTAG